Proteins encoded in a region of the Methylobacterium radiotolerans JCM 2831 genome:
- a CDS encoding electron transfer flavoprotein-ubiquinone oxidoreductase: protein MALPERESMDFDVVVVGAGPAGLATAIRLKQRAAEIGEEISVVVVEKGSEVGAHILSGAVIDPIGLDRLLPEWRTDPERPLKTEVQRDEFMMLTKNSGITLPNVFFPKLMSNHGNFVGSLSNTCKYLGVQAEALGVEIYPGFPASEVLFDENGAVAGIATGDLGIGKSGEPRDDYTRGMELRGKYTVFGEGARGNLTKGLIRRFELNRHSDHFKYGLGVKELWQLAPGKFEPGLVQHTMGWPLPNRAGGGSWLYHFDDHLLSVGFVTHLNYENPTLSPFEEFQRFKTHPMIAETFEGAKRIGYGARAIMEGGWQSVPKLVFPGGCLVGCSAGFVNVPRIKGSHNAILSGMQAADAIVDALKAGRAGDELTAYEAGWRDSPIGQDLKAVRNVKPLWSKYGTLVGVGLGGIDMWATSILGASPFGTLSHGKPDHACLKPLSEVTPIVYPKPDGKLTFDRLSSVYLSNTNHEEDQPPHLKVRDLELQKRSEHDVYGGPSGRYCPAGVYEWVEDASASDGVRYQINAQNCVHCKTCDIKDPNQNIDWVTPEGPGGPNYPNM from the coding sequence ATGGCGCTGCCCGAACGCGAGAGCATGGATTTCGACGTGGTCGTGGTGGGCGCCGGCCCGGCCGGCCTCGCCACCGCGATCCGCCTGAAGCAGCGCGCCGCCGAGATCGGCGAGGAGATCTCGGTCGTCGTCGTCGAGAAGGGCTCGGAGGTCGGCGCCCACATCCTGTCGGGGGCGGTGATCGACCCGATCGGCCTGGATCGCCTGCTGCCCGAGTGGCGCACCGACCCGGAGCGTCCGCTGAAGACCGAGGTCCAGCGCGACGAGTTCATGATGCTCACCAAGAACAGCGGCATCACCCTGCCGAACGTGTTCTTCCCCAAGCTGATGTCGAACCACGGCAACTTCGTCGGCTCGCTGTCCAACACCTGCAAGTATCTCGGCGTGCAGGCCGAGGCGCTCGGCGTCGAGATCTATCCGGGCTTCCCGGCCTCCGAGGTGCTGTTCGACGAAAACGGCGCCGTGGCGGGCATCGCCACGGGCGATCTCGGCATCGGCAAGTCCGGCGAGCCGCGCGACGACTACACCCGCGGCATGGAGCTGCGCGGCAAGTACACGGTGTTCGGCGAGGGCGCCCGGGGCAACCTGACCAAGGGGCTGATCCGGCGCTTCGAGCTCAACCGGCACAGCGACCACTTCAAGTACGGGCTCGGCGTGAAGGAGCTCTGGCAGCTCGCCCCCGGCAAGTTCGAGCCCGGCCTCGTGCAGCACACGATGGGCTGGCCGCTGCCCAACAGGGCCGGCGGCGGCTCATGGCTCTATCACTTCGACGACCACCTGCTCTCGGTCGGCTTCGTCACGCACCTGAACTACGAGAACCCGACCCTGTCGCCGTTCGAGGAGTTCCAGCGCTTCAAGACCCACCCGATGATCGCCGAGACCTTCGAGGGCGCCAAGCGCATCGGCTACGGCGCGCGGGCCATCATGGAGGGCGGCTGGCAGTCCGTGCCGAAGCTGGTCTTCCCGGGCGGGTGCCTCGTCGGCTGCTCGGCGGGCTTCGTGAACGTGCCGCGGATCAAGGGCTCGCACAACGCGATCCTGTCCGGCATGCAGGCGGCCGACGCCATCGTGGACGCCCTGAAGGCGGGCCGCGCCGGCGACGAGCTCACCGCCTACGAGGCCGGCTGGCGCGACAGCCCGATCGGGCAGGACCTGAAGGCGGTGCGCAACGTCAAGCCGCTCTGGTCCAAGTACGGGACGCTGGTCGGCGTGGGGCTCGGCGGGATCGACATGTGGGCGACCAGCATCCTCGGCGCCTCGCCGTTCGGCACGCTCTCGCACGGCAAGCCGGATCACGCCTGCCTCAAGCCGCTCTCGGAGGTGACGCCGATCGTCTACCCGAAGCCGGACGGCAAGCTGACCTTCGACCGGCTCTCCTCGGTCTACCTGTCGAACACCAACCACGAGGAGGACCAGCCGCCCCACCTGAAGGTCCGCGACCTGGAGCTGCAGAAGCGCTCCGAGCACGACGTCTACGGCGGGCCCTCGGGCCGCTACTGCCCGGCCGGCGTCTACGAGTGGGTGGAGGATGCCTCCGCCAGCGACGGGGTGCGCTACCAGATCAACGCGCAGAACTGCGTCCACTGCAAGACCTGCGACATCAAGGATCCGAACCAGAACATCGACTGGGTGACGCCGGAGGGCCCGGGCGGGCCGAACTACCCGAACATGTGA
- a CDS encoding uracil-DNA glycosylase: MLSPMPSSTDAQADLIAYLDFHVEAGADAALDEHPHDRFSEADAPAPTLRAPRRAAPRAAEQPVSPVANTLVPPPGSAPPAPPAAAPRTFGRAASAQPDEAASDARARARQAKSLDELERILADFDACPLRFTAKNLVFADGNPEARVMFLGEAPGADEDRIGKPFMGRSGQLLDKMMKAVGLDRTSAYIGNIVPWRPPGNRNPTPQEVAVCRPFVERQIELVDPDIIVCLGAPATQTLTGTKDGILRTRGRLFPYKLPNREVKLLATLHPAFLLRQPVQKRLAWRDFRSLRALLDGKA; encoded by the coding sequence ATGCTGAGTCCCATGCCGAGCTCCACCGACGCGCAAGCCGACCTGATCGCCTATCTCGACTTCCACGTGGAGGCCGGTGCCGACGCGGCGCTCGACGAGCACCCGCACGACCGCTTCAGCGAGGCCGACGCGCCCGCGCCTACCCTGCGCGCGCCGCGCCGTGCAGCGCCCCGGGCCGCCGAGCAGCCCGTCAGCCCCGTCGCCAACACGCTCGTGCCGCCCCCGGGCTCGGCCCCGCCGGCCCCGCCGGCCGCGGCGCCGCGCACCTTCGGCCGCGCCGCCAGCGCCCAGCCCGACGAGGCCGCGAGCGACGCCCGCGCCCGGGCGCGGCAGGCCAAGTCCCTCGACGAGCTCGAGCGGATTCTCGCGGATTTCGACGCCTGCCCGCTGCGCTTCACGGCGAAGAACCTCGTCTTCGCCGACGGCAATCCCGAGGCGCGGGTGATGTTTCTCGGCGAGGCGCCCGGCGCCGACGAGGACCGGATCGGCAAGCCGTTCATGGGCCGCTCGGGCCAGCTCCTCGACAAGATGATGAAGGCGGTCGGGCTCGACCGGACGAGCGCCTATATCGGCAACATCGTGCCCTGGCGGCCGCCGGGCAACCGCAACCCGACCCCCCAGGAGGTGGCGGTCTGCCGGCCCTTCGTGGAGCGCCAGATCGAGCTCGTCGACCCGGACATCATCGTCTGCCTCGGCGCGCCCGCGACCCAGACGCTGACCGGCACCAAGGACGGCATCCTGCGGACCCGCGGCCGGCTGTTCCCGTACAAGCTGCCGAACCGCGAGGTGAAGCTGCTCGCCACCCTCCACCCCGCCTTCCTGCTGCGCCAGCCGGTCCAGAAGCGGCTCGCGTGGCGGGATTTCCGGTCCCTGCGCGCCCTCCTCGACGGGAAAGCGTGA
- a CDS encoding neutral zinc metallopeptidase has translation MRWEDLRSSDNVEDRRGEGGGGGGMGFPGGGAGGLGIGTIVVLLIISYFTGINPAILIGGAQQIGGGGRSQQEQVDPQTQAKRRQAPTDESGRFASKILGNTEDVWSQILPQQTGKQYTPTTLVLYTGGTRSGCGSAQAAMGPFYCPLDKKVYLDTGFFKEMASKFGVKGDFAYAYVIAHEVGHHVQDVLGILGKVQARQQQASSKTEANALSVRIELMADCLAGVWAKNSNDKYAELDKGDIDEALNAAAQIGDDALQQRSRGYVVPDSFTHGSSAQRQRWFMAGYKSGQTKSCDTFRTANN, from the coding sequence ATGCGCTGGGAAGATCTACGCAGCTCGGACAACGTCGAGGATCGGCGCGGTGAAGGCGGCGGCGGGGGCGGCATGGGCTTTCCCGGCGGCGGCGCCGGCGGGCTCGGCATCGGCACCATCGTGGTGCTGCTGATCATCAGCTACTTCACGGGCATTAACCCGGCGATCCTGATCGGCGGGGCCCAGCAGATCGGCGGCGGCGGCCGCAGCCAGCAGGAGCAGGTCGACCCGCAGACCCAGGCCAAGCGGCGCCAGGCGCCCACCGACGAGAGCGGCCGGTTCGCCTCGAAGATCCTCGGCAACACCGAGGACGTGTGGAGCCAGATCCTGCCGCAGCAGACCGGCAAGCAGTACACCCCGACGACGCTGGTGCTCTACACCGGCGGCACCCGCTCCGGCTGCGGCTCGGCCCAGGCCGCCATGGGCCCGTTCTACTGCCCGCTCGACAAGAAGGTCTATCTGGACACCGGCTTCTTCAAGGAGATGGCCTCGAAGTTCGGCGTGAAGGGCGACTTCGCCTACGCGTACGTGATCGCCCACGAGGTCGGCCACCACGTCCAGGACGTGCTCGGCATCCTCGGCAAGGTCCAGGCCCGCCAGCAGCAGGCCTCCAGCAAGACCGAGGCGAACGCCCTCTCGGTGCGGATCGAGCTGATGGCCGACTGCCTCGCCGGCGTCTGGGCCAAGAACTCCAACGACAAGTACGCCGAGCTCGACAAGGGCGACATCGACGAGGCGCTGAACGCCGCCGCGCAGATCGGCGACGACGCGCTCCAGCAGCGCTCGCGGGGCTACGTGGTGCCGGATTCCTTCACCCACGGCTCCTCGGCCCAGCGCCAGCGCTGGTTCATGGCCGGCTACAAGAGCGGCCAGACCAAGTCCTGCGACACGTTCCGGACGGCCAACAACTGA
- a CDS encoding ABC-F family ATP-binding cassette domain-containing protein, with translation MIRLDKITKQNGRQLVFIEASAALQRGEKVGLVGPNGAGKTTLFRMIIGQEQPDEGQVAADRGITIGYFSQDVGEMSGRSVVTEVMDGAGPVSAVAAELAELGAALADPDRADEMDALVERYGEVQARFEELDGYALEGRAREVLDGLSFSQEMMDGDVGALSGGWKMRVALARILLMRPDVMLLDEPSNHLDIESLIWLESFLKGYDGALLMTSHDREFMNRIVTKIIEIDAGALTTYSGDYAFYEGQRKLNEAQAQAQYERQQAMLAKEIAFIERFKARASHAAQVQSRVKKLDKIERVEPPRRRQSVAFEFQPAPRSGDDVVMLKGVNKRYGSRTIYEGLDFSVRRKERWCVMGINGAGKSTLLKLVTGTTAPDDGSVTVGGSVKLGYFAQHAMDLLEGDRTVFQTLEDAFPQAGQGSLRALAGCFGFSGDDVEKRCRVLSGGEKARLVMALMLYDPPNFLVLDEPTNHLDMGTKEMLIEALANYEGTMLFVSHDRHFLAALSNRVLEVTPEGIHQYGGGYTEYVARTGQEAPGLRS, from the coding sequence ATGATACGCCTGGACAAGATCACCAAGCAGAACGGGCGGCAGCTCGTCTTCATCGAGGCCTCGGCCGCCCTGCAGCGGGGCGAGAAGGTCGGCCTGGTCGGCCCGAACGGGGCCGGCAAGACCACCCTGTTCCGGATGATCATCGGCCAGGAGCAGCCCGACGAGGGGCAGGTCGCCGCCGACCGGGGCATCACCATCGGCTATTTCAGCCAGGATGTCGGCGAGATGTCGGGGCGCAGCGTCGTCACCGAGGTGATGGACGGCGCCGGCCCGGTGAGCGCGGTGGCGGCCGAGCTCGCCGAGCTCGGCGCGGCGCTCGCCGACCCGGACCGCGCCGACGAGATGGACGCCCTGGTCGAGCGCTACGGCGAGGTCCAGGCGCGGTTCGAGGAGCTCGACGGCTACGCCCTGGAGGGCCGGGCCCGCGAGGTGCTCGACGGGCTGAGCTTCAGCCAGGAGATGATGGACGGCGACGTCGGCGCCCTCTCGGGCGGCTGGAAGATGCGCGTCGCCCTCGCCCGCATCCTGCTGATGCGCCCGGACGTGATGCTCCTCGACGAGCCGTCGAACCACCTCGACATCGAGAGCCTGATCTGGCTCGAATCGTTCCTGAAGGGCTACGACGGCGCCCTGCTGATGACCTCGCACGACCGCGAGTTCATGAACCGCATCGTCACCAAGATCATCGAGATCGACGCCGGCGCGCTCACCACCTACTCGGGCGACTACGCCTTCTACGAGGGCCAGCGGAAGCTCAACGAGGCGCAGGCCCAGGCGCAGTACGAGCGCCAGCAGGCCATGCTGGCGAAGGAGATCGCCTTCATCGAGCGGTTCAAGGCCCGGGCCTCCCACGCCGCCCAGGTGCAGAGCCGGGTGAAGAAGCTCGACAAGATCGAGCGGGTCGAGCCGCCCCGGCGGCGGCAATCGGTGGCGTTCGAGTTCCAGCCGGCGCCGCGCTCGGGCGACGACGTCGTGATGCTCAAGGGCGTGAACAAGCGCTACGGCAGCCGCACGATCTACGAGGGGCTCGACTTCTCGGTGCGGCGCAAGGAGCGCTGGTGCGTGATGGGCATCAACGGCGCCGGCAAGTCGACGCTGCTGAAGCTCGTCACCGGCACCACCGCGCCCGACGACGGCTCGGTCACGGTCGGCGGCAGCGTGAAGCTCGGCTACTTCGCCCAGCACGCCATGGACCTGCTCGAGGGCGACCGCACCGTGTTCCAGACCCTGGAGGATGCCTTCCCGCAGGCCGGCCAGGGGTCCCTGCGGGCGCTGGCCGGCTGCTTCGGCTTCTCGGGCGACGACGTCGAGAAGCGCTGCCGGGTGCTCTCGGGCGGCGAGAAGGCCCGGCTGGTCATGGCGCTGATGCTCTACGACCCGCCGAACTTCCTGGTGCTCGACGAGCCGACCAACCACCTCGACATGGGCACCAAGGAGATGCTGATCGAGGCGCTGGCCAACTACGAGGGGACGATGCTGTTCGTGTCCCACGACCGGCACTTCCTGGCCGCGCTGTCGAACCGGGTGCTGGAGGTGACCCCGGAGGGCATCCACCAGTACGGCGGCGGCTACACCGAGTACGTGGCCCGCACCGGCCAGGAGGCGCCCGGCCTGCGCAGCTGA
- the mnmE gene encoding tRNA uridine-5-carboxymethylaminomethyl(34) synthesis GTPase MnmE — protein MNETDTLFAPASGFGRAAVAVIRISGPAAGGVLATLGGRLPTPRRLSLRSLRDPRDGTELDRALVAWFPGPDTYSGEDMAELHLHGGAAVRMRVLATLARLPGCRAAEPGAFTRRAVLNGRMDLAEAEAVADLIDAETEGQRRQALRQLDGALSRQVAAWRAEAIDCLAAAEAALDFADEGDVDDAGLDAALFDRAARLRDAVAATLRDGHRGERLREGFTVVLAGAPNSGKSTLLNALSRRDVAIVSDSPGTTRDAIEVRLDLGGLPVLLVDTAGLRETAEPIEAQGIVRTRARIDTADLVVALVPPGGAVPDLGPGCRPILIVRTKADLFAGSQPAGDSADVTVSAHTGAGMDDLLDAIQAAAEDGLGTGDALITRARHRAALEACVAHLDRVSGSAGGLPELAAEDLRLAVRALGEVAGHVGVEDVLDRLFSGFCIGK, from the coding sequence ATGAACGAGACCGACACGCTCTTCGCCCCGGCCAGCGGCTTCGGCCGGGCCGCCGTCGCGGTCATCCGCATCAGCGGCCCGGCCGCGGGCGGCGTGCTCGCCACCCTGGGCGGCCGCCTGCCGACCCCGCGGCGGCTGTCCCTGCGGAGCCTCAGGGATCCGCGGGACGGCACCGAGCTCGACCGGGCGCTGGTGGCGTGGTTTCCCGGGCCGGACACCTACAGCGGCGAGGATATGGCGGAGCTGCACCTCCACGGCGGCGCGGCCGTGCGGATGCGCGTCCTCGCGACCCTCGCCCGCCTTCCCGGATGCCGGGCGGCCGAGCCCGGGGCGTTCACGCGGCGGGCGGTCCTCAACGGCCGGATGGATCTCGCCGAGGCGGAGGCCGTCGCCGACCTGATCGACGCCGAGACCGAGGGCCAGCGCCGGCAGGCCCTGCGCCAGCTCGACGGCGCGCTCAGCCGGCAGGTGGCCGCGTGGCGCGCGGAGGCGATCGACTGCCTCGCCGCCGCGGAGGCCGCGCTCGACTTCGCCGACGAGGGGGACGTGGACGATGCCGGGCTCGACGCCGCGCTGTTCGACCGCGCCGCGCGCCTGCGGGACGCGGTCGCCGCGACGCTGCGCGACGGCCACCGCGGCGAGCGCCTGCGCGAAGGATTCACGGTGGTGCTGGCGGGGGCGCCCAACAGCGGGAAGTCGACGCTGCTGAACGCCCTGAGCCGGCGGGACGTCGCCATCGTGTCGGACAGCCCGGGGACGACCCGGGACGCCATCGAGGTGCGGCTCGACCTCGGCGGCCTGCCGGTCCTCCTGGTCGACACGGCCGGGCTCCGCGAGACCGCGGAGCCAATCGAGGCGCAGGGCATCGTGCGGACCCGGGCGCGGATCGACACGGCCGATCTGGTGGTCGCCCTCGTGCCCCCCGGCGGTGCTGTCCCGGATCTCGGGCCGGGATGCCGTCCGATCCTGATCGTCCGCACGAAGGCCGATCTTTTTGCCGGCTCACAGCCCGCCGGCGACTCGGCCGACGTGACGGTCTCGGCCCATACCGGCGCCGGCATGGACGACCTGCTCGACGCGATCCAGGCCGCGGCCGAGGACGGTCTCGGCACCGGCGACGCACTGATCACCCGCGCCCGTCACAGGGCCGCGCTCGAGGCCTGCGTGGCCCATCTCGACCGCGTCTCCGGGAGCGCCGGCGGTCTGCCGGAGCTGGCCGCGGAGGACCTGCGGCTCGCGGTCCGGGCGCTGGGCGAGGTGGCCGGCCATGTCGGCGTCGAGGACGTCCTCGACCGGCTGTTCAGCGGCTTCTGCATCGGGAAGTAG
- the bla gene encoding class A beta-lactamase: MIVWTRRAVGLGLLAAPFALPARAVEAEPDWTAIERRLGGRLGIAAASADRVLAAYRADARFPMCSTFKVLAAAAVLARVDAGRETLGRIVTYGPGDLLSYAPVTRKALEAGGGTGRMSVADLCAATLVWSDNAAANLLLADLGGPAALTAWLRTTGDPVTRLDRTEPTLNTALPGDPRDTTTPDAMRATLGRILLGTTLSPASRDRLEAWMVACETGRKRLRAGLPPDWSAGDKTGSGDNGTVNDVAILRPPGRAPILVAVYVTGSTASPDTCAAAYAEIARLIAARAQST; the protein is encoded by the coding sequence ATGATCGTCTGGACCCGCCGCGCCGTCGGCCTCGGCCTGCTCGCCGCGCCCTTCGCCCTCCCCGCGCGCGCCGTCGAGGCGGAGCCGGACTGGACCGCGATCGAGCGCCGACTCGGTGGCCGCCTCGGGATCGCGGCCGCCTCGGCGGACCGCGTCCTCGCCGCCTACCGCGCCGACGCGCGCTTCCCGATGTGCAGCACCTTCAAGGTCCTGGCGGCCGCGGCGGTGCTGGCGCGGGTCGATGCCGGCCGCGAGACCCTCGGCCGGATCGTCACCTACGGTCCCGGCGATCTCCTGAGCTACGCCCCGGTCACCCGGAAGGCGCTGGAGGCCGGCGGCGGGACCGGGCGGATGAGCGTCGCCGACCTGTGCGCGGCGACGCTGGTCTGGAGCGACAACGCGGCCGCCAACCTGCTCCTGGCGGATCTCGGCGGCCCCGCAGCGCTGACCGCGTGGCTGCGGACGACCGGCGATCCCGTCACCCGCCTCGACCGGACCGAGCCGACCCTCAACACCGCCCTGCCCGGCGACCCGCGCGACACGACCACGCCGGACGCCATGCGGGCGACCCTGGGTCGGATCCTCCTCGGGACGACCCTGTCGCCGGCCTCGCGCGACCGGCTGGAGGCCTGGATGGTCGCCTGCGAGACCGGCCGGAAACGCCTGCGGGCCGGCCTGCCGCCGGATTGGAGCGCGGGCGACAAGACCGGGAGCGGCGACAACGGCACCGTCAACGACGTGGCGATCCTGCGGCCGCCGGGGCGTGCGCCGATCCTCGTGGCGGTCTACGTCACGGGATCGACGGCCTCCCCCGACACCTGCGCGGCGGCCTACGCGGAGATCGCCCGCCTCATCGCCGCGCGCGCCCAGTCCACCTGA
- a CDS encoding aminoacyl-tRNA deacylase has translation MKTPARTSAKTTRATLALDKAGIRHGLHVYAYDPDAPRIGLQAAEALGVDPGRVLKTLMASVDGRTVCLLVASDKEVSMKRVAAAFSGKAASMLKPADAERLTGYHVGGISPLGQKRPFPTAIDAGSLTDPAAEIHVNGGGRGLQIRLTEGDLVGVLNALVVPLA, from the coding sequence ATGAAGACGCCCGCCAGGACATCTGCCAAGACGACCCGCGCCACGCTCGCCCTCGACAAGGCCGGCATCCGCCACGGCCTCCACGTCTACGCGTACGATCCGGACGCCCCGCGCATCGGCCTGCAGGCCGCGGAGGCGCTCGGTGTGGACCCGGGACGCGTGCTGAAGACCCTGATGGCGTCGGTGGACGGACGGACGGTCTGCCTGCTCGTGGCCTCCGACAAGGAGGTGTCGATGAAGCGGGTCGCCGCCGCCTTCTCGGGCAAGGCCGCGTCCATGCTCAAGCCGGCCGACGCCGAGCGGCTGACCGGCTACCATGTCGGCGGGATCAGCCCCCTGGGTCAGAAGCGCCCCTTCCCGACGGCGATCGACGCCGGATCCCTGACCGACCCGGCGGCCGAGATCCACGTCAACGGCGGCGGCCGGGGCTTGCAGATCCGGCTGACCGAGGGCGACCTCGTCGGCGTCCTGAACGCCCTCGTCGTGCCGCTCGCGTGA
- the panC gene encoding pantoate--beta-alanine ligase encodes MSESTFQSFRDLTALRGCVAAWRAAGERVVLIPTMGALHDGHLALVAEARRIGRRTVASIFVNPTQFGPNEDFARYPRDLDADLALLARAGADAAWTPSVETMYPPGFATRIEVAGLTDGLCGPFRPGHFAGVATVVTKLLNQVRPDVALFGEKDFQQLRVLQQVAADLDLPVEIRGVPTVREPDGLALSSRNRYLSAEERAVAPKLHAVLAEIASASRSGTPVAGRIAAGRAALEAAGFRVQYLAVCDARTLVPVERVDGPARVIAAAFLGRTRLIDNRAV; translated from the coding sequence GTGTCCGAGTCGACCTTCCAGTCCTTCCGCGACCTCACCGCCCTGCGCGGATGCGTGGCGGCGTGGCGCGCGGCGGGCGAGCGCGTCGTCCTGATCCCCACCATGGGGGCCCTGCACGACGGGCACCTCGCCCTCGTGGCCGAGGCGCGGCGGATCGGCCGCCGGACCGTCGCCAGCATCTTCGTCAATCCGACCCAGTTCGGCCCGAACGAGGATTTCGCCCGCTACCCCCGCGACCTCGACGCGGACCTGGCCCTGCTGGCGCGAGCCGGCGCGGACGCCGCCTGGACGCCCAGCGTCGAGACCATGTACCCGCCCGGCTTCGCCACCCGGATCGAGGTCGCCGGCCTGACCGACGGCCTGTGCGGGCCGTTCCGGCCCGGCCACTTCGCCGGCGTCGCCACGGTGGTGACCAAGCTCCTCAACCAGGTCCGGCCGGACGTCGCCCTGTTCGGCGAGAAGGACTTCCAGCAGCTCCGCGTGCTCCAGCAGGTGGCGGCGGATCTCGACCTCCCGGTGGAGATCCGCGGCGTGCCGACCGTGCGCGAGCCCGACGGCCTCGCGCTGTCGTCGCGCAACCGCTACCTCTCGGCCGAGGAGCGGGCCGTCGCCCCGAAGCTCCACGCCGTCCTGGCCGAGATCGCCTCCGCGTCCCGCAGCGGCACCCCCGTGGCCGGCCGGATCGCCGCCGGGCGGGCGGCGCTGGAGGCGGCGGGGTTCCGCGTCCAGTACCTCGCGGTCTGCGACGCCCGGACCCTGGTCCCGGTGGAGCGGGTCGACGGCCCGGCCCGCGTGATCGCCGCGGCCTTCCTGGGCCGGACCCGGCTGATCGACAATCGCGCCGTCTAG